One Methyloterricola oryzae genomic window, TGCGTCGGAAGTCGCGTGAGCACGTCTTTCAAATAGACGTAGGGGTCGTGACCATTGAGTTTCGCCGACTGGATCAGGCTCATGATGGCAGCCGCGCGCTGACCGGCACGCAGACTTCCGGCGAATAGCCAATTGCGGCGCCCAAAGGCCACCGGGCGGATGCGGTT contains:
- a CDS encoding transposase domain-containing protein, with the protein product NRIRPVAFGRRNWLFAGSLRAGQRAAAIMSLIQSAKLNGHDPYVYLKDVLTRLPTQPAHRIHELLPHRWQLETTPA